The Solanum lycopersicum chromosome 9, SLM_r2.1 genome window below encodes:
- the LOC101245400 gene encoding chaperone protein dnaJ 20 has translation MYLRTPIDRVLFSPSNPQFSRTQKVSFRVNSKLNNNVIEISESKSFYELLGIQETVSLLEIKQAYKQLARKYHPDVSPPGRVEENTQRFIRVQEAYETLSDPKSRDMYDKHMSKGLHFAFSPRRKCQNDESMENTGEWKNRWHSQLSELKRRNSHKDSGNNMSWGAHMRRQRSETSL, from the exons atgtatctaAGAACCCCAATAGATCGTGTCCTATTTTCCCCATCAAATCCCCAattttcaagaactcaaaaaGTGTCTTTTAGAGTAAACTCAAAACTTAACAACAATGTGATAGAAATTAGTGAATCAAAAAGCTTTTATGAGCTTTTGGGTATTCAAGAAACTGTTTCTTTATTAGAAATTAAACAAGCGTACAAACAATTAGCAAGAAAGTACCACCCAGATGTTTCACCTCCGGGTCGGGTCGAAGAAAATACCCAAAGGTTTATTCGGGTTCAAGAGGCTTATGAGACATTATCGGATCCTAAATCAAGAGATATGTATGACAAACATATGTCTAAAGGACTTCATTTTGCATTTTCTCCTCGTAGAAAGTGCCAAAATGATGAG TCAATGGAGAACACCGGTGAATGGAAGAATCGATGGCATTCTCAGCTATCGGAGTTGAAAAGAAGAAACTCACACAAGGACTCTGGTAACAATATGTCATGGGGTGCACATATGCGTAGACAAAGGAGTGAAACATCGTTATAA